CGCGCGCAACTACAAGACGACCAAGCCAAAGCGCCCCGTTCAGCCGGGCGAAGAGGGCCAGACACAGCGGCTGGCCTTCAAGAAATTCTGCCGGACGTGCAACCGGCACACGGTGCACCGAGAGTCTCGATAGGAGCCTCGCGCGAAGCTCGGAGCGCCGCGAAAGAGAGAATAGGTCAGTAGCTCAGTTGGTAGAGCAGCGGATTCCAAATCCGCAGGTCGGGGGTTCGAGCCCCTCCTGACCTGAGACAGGCGATACGACGATGTCGGACGAAGAACTCGAATTCGAAGAAGCGAAGACGCTCGGAATGGAGCGGTGGGTGCAGTTCGCCTTCGTGGTGATCGCCATCCTCACCTTCTACCTGAGTGACAAGCTCATCAGCTTCGTCTGGGGATACTTCGCGGAGCCCGAGGGCACGCTCGTCTCCGGCGTCGCCGCCATCATCGGTATCCTCACGGGTTTCCTGCTGTACCGTCACCCGAAGGTCCGGCCCCTCGCCGACGAGGTGGCGGGAGAGCTGTCGAAGGTGACCTGGCCCACCCGTCAGGAGACCTGGCGGAACACCATCGTCGTGATCATCACGTCGATCATCGCCGCCGCGTATCTCGGCATCTTCGACTCCATCTGGTCCGCGTTCACGGACCTCATCTACTCGACGAGCTAGCGGCTGGCTCTTACTCATTCGCCGCGAGCCGGGGGGCTGGCTTCGCGCGCATCAGGACCTGTCATGGGAAAGAAGTGGTACGTAGTCCAGGCCTACTCCGGCTACGAGAGCAAAGTGAAGCTCTCGTTGGAGGAGAGGATCCGTCAGGCGGGGGCCGAAGAGTCCTTCGGTGAGATCCTGATCCCGAAGGAGAACGTGACGGAGAACCGGCCCACCGGCCGCCGCGTCACGAGCCGGACGTTCTACCCCGGCTACATCTTCGTCAACATGGACCTGACCGACGGCACCTGGCATCTCGTCAAGGACACCCCGAAGGTCAGCGGCTTCGTGGGCGGACGCCACCCGGCGCCGGTCCCGGAGTCGGAGATCAACGCCATCACCCAGCAGGTCGCGGAGGGCGCCGCGCGTCCCAAGCCGCGCGTGGTGTTCGAGGCGGGCGACCACGTCCGCGTCATCGACGGGGCGTTCGCGAACTTCACGGGGACGGTCGAAGAGGTCAACCCCGACAAGCAGAAGGTCAAGGTCCTCGTCAGCATCTTTGGTCGAGCCACCCCGGTGGAGCTCGACTACGGCCAGGTCGAGAAGACGGTCTGAGCCCAGAGAATCGTCACATCAGGGCGCCCACACAGGGGCCCGGGATTGAAGTGCCATGAAGAAGGTCATCGGTCAGATCAAGCTCCAGCTCTCCGCCGGCAAGGCGAACCCGTCGCCGCCCGTCGGCCCGGCGCTGGGCCAGCACGGCGTGAACATCATGCAGTTCTGCAAGGAGTTCAACGCCCGCACCCAGAAGCAGGAGGGCCTGATCATCCCCGTGGTGATCACCGTCTTCGCGGACCGGTCCTTCACCTTCATCACGAAGACCCCGCCGGCGTCGGTCCTGATCAAGCGCGAGATCGGCCTCAAGATCGGCAAGAAGCCGGGCAGCGGATCGCCCGTGCCGAACAAGGAGAAGGTCGGCACCATCACGCGTGGGCAGCTCGAGAAGCTCGCGGCCGAGAAGTTCAAGGACATGAACGCGG
This portion of the Sandaracinaceae bacterium genome encodes:
- the rpmG gene encoding 50S ribosomal protein L33: MGDRQRVALVCDECGARNYKTTKPKRPVQPGEEGQTQRLAFKKFCRTCNRHTVHRESR
- the secE gene encoding preprotein translocase subunit SecE, which produces MSDEELEFEEAKTLGMERWVQFAFVVIAILTFYLSDKLISFVWGYFAEPEGTLVSGVAAIIGILTGFLLYRHPKVRPLADEVAGELSKVTWPTRQETWRNTIVVIITSIIAAAYLGIFDSIWSAFTDLIYSTS
- the nusG gene encoding transcription termination/antitermination protein NusG, whose translation is MGKKWYVVQAYSGYESKVKLSLEERIRQAGAEESFGEILIPKENVTENRPTGRRVTSRTFYPGYIFVNMDLTDGTWHLVKDTPKVSGFVGGRHPAPVPESEINAITQQVAEGAARPKPRVVFEAGDHVRVIDGAFANFTGTVEEVNPDKQKVKVLVSIFGRATPVELDYGQVEKTV
- the rplK gene encoding 50S ribosomal protein L11, producing the protein MKKVIGQIKLQLSAGKANPSPPVGPALGQHGVNIMQFCKEFNARTQKQEGLIIPVVITVFADRSFTFITKTPPASVLIKREIGLKIGKKPGSGSPVPNKEKVGTITRGQLEKLAAEKFKDMNAGSIEAAARTLAGTCRSMGVDVTD